In one Meles meles chromosome 17, mMelMel3.1 paternal haplotype, whole genome shotgun sequence genomic region, the following are encoded:
- the FASLG gene encoding tumor necrosis factor ligand superfamily member 6: MQQPLNYPPYPHIYWVGRSASSPWAPPGSVLPCPSSVPGRPGPRRPPPPPPPPPLPPVPLPPLKTPRDHNTGLCLLVMFFMVLVALVGLGLGLFQLFHLQKELAELRESTSKSHTASSLEKQIGQPNLPSEKRELRKVAHLTGKPNSRSIPLEWEDTYGIALVSGVKYKKGGLVINDTGLYFVYSKVYFRGQSCNNRPLNHKVYLRNSKYPQDLVLMEGKLMNYCTTGQMWARSSYLGAVFNLTSTDRLYVNVSELSLVSFEESKTFFGLYKL, translated from the exons ATGCAGCAGCCCCTGAACTACCCCCCGTACCCCCACATCTACTGGGTGGGCCGCAGCGCCAGCTCCCCCTGGGCGCCTCCGGGCTCCGTCCTCCCGTGTCCGTCCTCTGTGCCCGGGAGGCCCGGGCCGAGgaggccgccgccgcccccgccgccgccgcccctgcCTCCGGTGCCCCTGCCGCCTCTGAAGACGCCGAGGGACCACAACACAGGCCTGTGTCTCCTTGTGATGTTTTTCATGGTGCTGGTGGCCCTggtgggcctggggctggggctgttTCAGCTCTTCCACCTGCAGAAGGAGCTGGCCGAGCTCAGAGAG TCCACCAGCAAAAGTCATACGGCATCGTCTTTGGAGAAGCAAATAG GTCAACCCAATCTGCCCTCTGAAAAACGGGAGCTGAGAAAAGTGGCCCATCTAACAG GCAAGCCCAACTCGAGATCCATCCCTCTGGAATGGGAAGACACGTATGGAATTGCCCTTGTCTCTGGGGTGAAGTATAAGAAGGGTGGCCTTGTGATCAATGATACTGGGCTCTACTTTGTATATTCCAAAGTGTACTTCAGGGGTCAGTCCTGCAACAACCGGCCCCTGAATCACAAGGTCTATTTGAGGAACTCTAAGTATCCCCAGGATCTTGTGCTGATGGAGGGGAAGTTAATGAACTACTGCACTACTGGCCAGATGTGGGCCCGCAGCAGCTACCTGGGGGCAGTATTCAATCTCACCAGTACTGACCGTTTATATGTCAACGTGTCTGAACTGTCTCTGGTCAGTTTTGAGGAATCTAAGACCTTTTTTGGCTTATATAAGCTCTAA